In Thermococcus stetteri, the DNA window GGAAGTCTCCATAGTCGTTGGAGGGAATCCCCTCGAAGACCCTGTAGAGCCAGTAGGTAGGGAGGAACGCCGTGAACCTGCTCCAGTCCGTTGGGAGGTTCCGCCATACGACGACGAGCTTTATCACCGGCGGGAGCATGAGGAGCCAACCTAAAACTTTGCTCACCGTTATTGCCTGCATCCTCGACTCCGCCAGCGTCGAGATGAGAAGCCCGTAAACCCAGACCTCGAGGAGGAAGAGCGTGATTAGTGCCAAGAGACCCTCCTGAGGAATCTCTATGTCGAGGATGTAGGGCGCGACGGCCGTTATGATGACCGTTACTATCGAGGCCCAGGTCAGCCTATACGCCAAGAAGGCCTCGCTCGATATCGGAATAACCTTCAGGGCCTGTATCGTCTTTTCCTCCTTCTCGTCGGCCATTATGAAGCCGGGCATCATTCCGAATATCATCGGGATGAATATCAGGCCCAGGAGGGCCAGGAGGGGGTAATAGACCCCGATGCGGTCTTTGAAGTAGCGGATGATGAAGAGGATTACGAGCGTCATCACCACGCTGTACATGAGCATCGGGTCCCTCCTCATGAGCTTGAGGTCGGTTCTGTAGATGGCTCCCAACTTCCTAACGAAGCTCATCTCACGCCCTCCACAGCGTACCTGTAGAACCGGATTTTAGCGATGTGGTAGGCTATACCAGACCAGAGGAGCAGGACCGCCGCTGAGAGCGCCAGGGTGTCCCTTGAGACATCCACGAAGGGTGCCTTGAAGAAGTAGAGCGCCGGATAGCTGGGAACAATGTAGAGGACTTTCCAGAGCGAGTTTGTGAGGTAGCCGTGGTAGTGGGCGAAGGGC includes these proteins:
- a CDS encoding ABC transporter permease; translated protein: MSFVRKLGAIYRTDLKLMRRDPMLMYSVVMTLVILFIIRYFKDRIGVYYPLLALLGLIFIPMIFGMMPGFIMADEKEEKTIQALKVIPISSEAFLAYRLTWASIVTVIITAVAPYILDIEIPQEGLLALITLFLLEVWVYGLLISTLAESRMQAITVSKVLGWLLMLPPVIKLVVVWRNLPTDWSRFTAFLPTYWLYRVFEGIPSNDYGDFPIALAVHLVWLVPLVLLFRRRVL